From Roseibium alexandrii DFL-11, the proteins below share one genomic window:
- a CDS encoding HoxN/HupN/NixA family nickel/cobalt transporter has translation MRLVSAVLATVIAILITPIAPPAAAGQLATWSSLAPTVEPYDDPFAEMPSKQISDLRTVLRADLADAAGNFDTDLAEAAKAARLRLEEAGLDIEHLFTQREIIMQRRENETLGVTTTHLDKTIIMDGYVLPLRAEGGMIVEFLLVPWVGACIHTPPPAPNQIVHVNYPEGFEVTGMFTPVRLEGRLTHRPSEYDLFLVDGTRRIPASYAMEQATIGGTPGEIVASETAAADLSWFAAAQAKITNVFTAAMTNMEQGRSAGTVGLALLIAFAYGALHTLGPGHGKAVVISYFIGAGGSLRRGVAMGVQIAVMHVLSAIVIVFLLDFAVRQATGAAPSDYRMIRMASYALIVAIGAVMLWRSLAAVRVRRTTEMAGDTHHHHHHHDDHAHAGCAACSAAQNTARGGKWIAAAVGIVPCTGALIVMLFGLANDLLIPAIMMVLAISAGMAVTMSAIGVAAIWGRNWAETRVATNPQRRFRFEAGARIAAAACVLLIGATLFAGTAMYDPGERPEQGLQLVQSTVPK, from the coding sequence ATGAGACTTGTCAGCGCTGTTTTGGCCACGGTGATTGCTATTCTGATCACACCAATCGCTCCGCCGGCTGCGGCGGGGCAATTGGCCACTTGGTCCTCACTGGCACCGACGGTTGAACCCTATGACGATCCGTTCGCCGAGATGCCCTCCAAACAGATCTCTGATCTGCGCACTGTACTCCGTGCCGACTTGGCCGACGCCGCGGGTAACTTTGACACAGATCTGGCCGAAGCGGCAAAAGCCGCGCGGCTTCGGCTTGAGGAAGCAGGCCTCGACATCGAGCATCTGTTTACGCAGCGCGAAATTATCATGCAGCGGCGAGAGAATGAGACGCTCGGCGTCACCACGACGCATCTCGACAAGACTATCATCATGGACGGGTACGTTTTGCCGCTGCGTGCGGAGGGCGGGATGATTGTCGAGTTCCTGCTGGTGCCCTGGGTTGGGGCTTGCATACACACGCCTCCGCCGGCCCCAAACCAGATTGTCCATGTTAACTACCCCGAAGGTTTCGAGGTGACTGGCATGTTCACGCCGGTCCGTCTCGAGGGGCGCCTCACGCATCGCCCGTCGGAATACGATCTATTTCTTGTCGATGGCACGCGTCGCATTCCAGCATCCTATGCGATGGAGCAAGCCACTATCGGCGGAACACCGGGCGAGATCGTTGCCTCTGAGACGGCGGCTGCCGATCTGTCGTGGTTCGCGGCGGCACAGGCCAAGATCACGAATGTCTTCACCGCAGCGATGACGAACATGGAACAAGGCCGGTCTGCGGGCACTGTCGGCCTCGCGCTGCTGATTGCCTTCGCCTATGGCGCACTGCACACGCTGGGGCCCGGGCATGGCAAGGCCGTTGTCATTTCCTACTTTATTGGGGCGGGCGGCAGCTTGCGCCGCGGAGTCGCCATGGGGGTTCAGATCGCCGTAATGCACGTTTTGTCTGCGATTGTGATCGTGTTCCTGCTCGATTTCGCGGTAAGACAGGCGACCGGCGCGGCACCTTCGGACTATCGCATGATCCGAATGGCGAGCTATGCGCTGATCGTTGCCATCGGTGCGGTCATGCTCTGGCGTTCGCTCGCCGCCGTCCGGGTCCGCCGAACGACCGAAATGGCAGGTGACACCCACCACCATCATCATCATCACGATGATCACGCCCATGCCGGCTGCGCGGCCTGCTCTGCTGCGCAAAACACGGCCCGCGGCGGCAAGTGGATCGCGGCTGCTGTTGGCATCGTGCCGTGCACCGGTGCTTTGATCGTCATGCTCTTCGGTCTTGCAAATGATCTGCTGATCCCGGCAATCATGATGGTTCTGGCTATCTCTGCGGGCATGGCGGTTACTATGTCGGCCATCGGCGTTGCTGCGATCTGGGGGCGCAACTGGGCTGAAACGCGCGTTGCGACAAACCCACAGCGGCGGTTCCGTTTTGAGGCCGGTGCGCGGATCGCGGCGGCAGCTTGCGTGCTTCTGATAGGTGCCACACTCTTTGCAGGGACGGCGATGTACGATCCCGGGGAGAGGCCTGAGCAAGGACTGCAACTTGTTCAATCGACCGTTCCGAAATAG
- a CDS encoding metal-dependent hydrolase family protein, with translation MKTLICTAVAGVLACATGVAFAQGGTSDGPILFTNVDVFDGVTLELRQDVNVVVTGNKITQITADDIAVAGGQVIDGDGYTLMPGLMDTHTHMSMVSIPVARLFNDHPGYAFIRSTVDAEDMLMRGVTTVRDMGGNVFALAAAIDEGLVPGPRIYPSGRFVGQTSGHYDFRARSDTHRVFSGTEPTSDRLGYSFLADGVPQVLSAVRENLRLGASQIKIAAGGGYASPTDPLLSTQYTFEEMKAAADAAADFGTYVTMHAYTPESINRAIDAGIKDVGHGQLLDKATLERMAAEGVYLSTQPFTVCNEPQLDDFSNEKLAIVCKATAEMYQMAKEIPDLKVTYGTDMFNLPDPSDQIKQMERLLPWFEPGEILKMATGNVTGLLAMSGMKNPYPDGPIGVIEEGAYADILLVDGNPLETLDAVTDTDNLKIIMKDGKIYKNTLEN, from the coding sequence ATGAAGACCTTAATTTGCACCGCCGTTGCTGGCGTGCTTGCCTGCGCCACTGGGGTGGCTTTTGCGCAGGGCGGCACGTCGGATGGTCCGATTCTGTTCACTAATGTCGACGTGTTCGATGGGGTGACGCTGGAACTGAGGCAAGACGTCAACGTTGTGGTCACCGGCAACAAGATCACGCAGATTACCGCCGACGACATAGCCGTGGCCGGTGGGCAGGTGATCGACGGTGACGGGTACACGCTGATGCCCGGGCTGATGGATACGCACACGCATATGTCGATGGTGTCGATTCCCGTGGCGCGGTTGTTTAACGACCATCCAGGTTATGCCTTCATCCGGTCGACGGTTGATGCCGAAGACATGCTGATGCGCGGTGTAACCACGGTGCGCGACATGGGCGGCAACGTGTTTGCGCTTGCGGCAGCGATCGACGAAGGCCTCGTGCCGGGGCCGCGGATCTACCCGTCTGGTCGTTTTGTCGGCCAGACGTCCGGTCACTACGATTTCCGCGCCAGGTCCGATACACACCGCGTCTTCTCCGGTACCGAACCGACCTCTGACCGTCTCGGCTATAGCTTCCTTGCCGATGGTGTTCCACAGGTGCTTTCGGCGGTGCGGGAAAACCTGCGGCTCGGAGCGTCACAGATCAAGATTGCGGCCGGTGGAGGCTATGCCTCGCCCACCGATCCGCTCCTGTCGACCCAATACACTTTCGAAGAGATGAAGGCCGCAGCGGATGCCGCTGCCGACTTTGGTACCTATGTGACTATGCACGCCTACACGCCGGAATCCATCAATCGTGCAATCGACGCCGGGATCAAGGATGTCGGCCACGGTCAACTTCTCGACAAGGCAACACTGGAGCGGATGGCTGCAGAAGGGGTCTATCTAAGCACGCAGCCCTTTACCGTCTGCAACGAGCCCCAGCTCGACGATTTCTCGAACGAAAAACTGGCGATTGTCTGCAAGGCTACCGCCGAGATGTACCAGATGGCCAAGGAAATCCCGGACCTGAAGGTCACCTACGGCACGGACATGTTCAACCTCCCTGACCCCTCGGATCAGATCAAGCAGATGGAACGGCTCCTGCCCTGGTTCGAGCCAGGCGAGATCCTGAAGATGGCCACCGGCAACGTGACGGGACTTCTCGCGATGAGCGGTATGAAGAACCCGTATCCAGACGGTCCGATTGGAGTGATCGAGGAAGGTGCTTATGCGGACATCCTGTTGGTCGACGGCAATCCTCTGGAGACGCTGGACGCGGTGACCGACACCGACAACCTCAAGATCATCATGAAGGACGGCAAGATTTACAAGAACACGCTGGAGAACTGA
- a CDS encoding amidohydrolase family protein: MQVVKNTTFLAALALSVTCADLPALAQSFDIVIENGRVMDPDTGFDQIANVGINNGFITEISTEALEGARVIDATGHVVAPGFIDYHSHGQEPYAFRLYARDGVTTPLDLELGAHGVDDFYAYWENETAILNYGTSASHAFSRIAVLDGVDPGRSPIYNGALGAAMQDGALFKTKVYDPMDEPLILEAVENGLKRGAIGISYPLGYYTVVGSPEVMAVTGLAKKYDVPITVHVRYLSQIPPSGYLGLEEMLTVARTQDVPMLMHHVPSNCLGLTGKCLDLIEAAQAQGQNVIGEFYPYQYAGTYVDADYNRPGYQDRLGVTASDYVVTETGQSLTDEEFDRLRTEAPTTGLLMYTMKQEYIDEAFSRPTTIVGSDAMPYLFEDGYTGDWDKPYGAGNGHARGAGTHARILRMARENDGISLMTALSKMTYQPAVFLEDHVPQMKIRGRLQEGSAADITIFDPETVTDNATAKIGENSLPSTGIPFVIVNGQVVVDNSVVQRVDAGVAIRNPVVQ; this comes from the coding sequence ATGCAGGTAGTGAAAAACACGACTTTCTTGGCCGCATTGGCATTGTCCGTCACTTGTGCAGACCTTCCCGCCTTGGCCCAGTCTTTCGATATCGTGATTGAAAACGGCCGGGTGATGGATCCGGATACGGGCTTCGACCAGATTGCCAATGTCGGCATCAACAACGGCTTTATCACGGAAATCTCGACCGAGGCGCTGGAAGGTGCTCGGGTGATCGACGCCACCGGCCATGTCGTGGCCCCGGGTTTCATCGACTATCACAGCCACGGGCAGGAGCCTTACGCCTTCCGGCTTTATGCGCGGGACGGCGTCACGACCCCGCTCGATCTCGAACTCGGCGCTCACGGAGTTGATGACTTCTACGCCTACTGGGAGAACGAAACCGCAATCCTGAACTACGGCACGTCGGCCTCGCACGCCTTCTCACGAATCGCGGTACTCGACGGCGTCGATCCCGGACGCAGCCCGATTTACAATGGTGCGCTCGGCGCTGCGATGCAGGACGGTGCACTGTTCAAGACCAAGGTCTACGACCCGATGGATGAGCCGCTCATCCTGGAAGCCGTCGAGAACGGCCTGAAGCGGGGCGCGATCGGCATCTCCTACCCGCTGGGATACTATACAGTAGTGGGTTCGCCTGAGGTGATGGCCGTTACCGGGCTGGCGAAGAAGTATGATGTCCCGATCACGGTTCACGTCCGCTATCTGTCGCAGATCCCGCCCAGCGGGTACCTCGGGCTCGAGGAAATGCTGACCGTTGCCCGGACCCAGGACGTCCCGATGCTGATGCATCACGTCCCCAGCAACTGCCTCGGCCTGACCGGCAAGTGCCTCGATCTGATCGAGGCGGCGCAGGCGCAGGGCCAGAACGTCATCGGGGAATTCTACCCCTACCAATACGCCGGAACCTATGTCGACGCCGACTACAACCGACCCGGCTATCAGGACCGGCTTGGCGTCACGGCGTCCGACTACGTCGTCACCGAAACCGGGCAGTCCCTGACCGACGAAGAGTTCGACCGGCTGCGCACCGAGGCACCCACGACGGGCCTGCTGATGTACACGATGAAGCAGGAGTATATCGACGAGGCATTCTCGCGCCCGACGACAATCGTCGGCTCGGACGCGATGCCGTATCTCTTCGAGGACGGCTACACTGGCGACTGGGACAAGCCCTACGGCGCAGGCAACGGCCACGCCCGCGGCGCCGGCACCCATGCGCGTATCCTTCGGATGGCGCGCGAGAACGACGGCATCTCGCTTATGACCGCGCTGTCGAAGATGACTTATCAGCCCGCGGTCTTCCTCGAGGACCACGTGCCCCAGATGAAGATCCGCGGACGCCTGCAGGAAGGCTCGGCGGCCGACATCACCATCTTCGACCCCGAGACCGTGACGGACAACGCCACTGCGAAGATCGGCGAGAATTCGCTGCCCTCTACCGGCATCCCTTTCGTCATAGTCAACGGTCAGGTCGTGGTCGACAACTCCGTGGTCCAGCGCGTTGATGCTGGTGTCGCGATCCGCAATCCAGTTGTGCAATGA
- a CDS encoding metal-dependent hydrolase family protein: protein MKKMLSTVIGGALVCAASAATAQNTTPDSPILFTNVDVFDGVNEALMEDVNVVVTGNKISAISSEELVVAGGRVIDGTDHTLMPGIIDSHTHLMFSGVTFPEILFQRQSYTTIQSTLMARDTLMNGVTTVRDMAGDVFGLKRAIDDGSIPGPRVYPSGAMISQTSGHGDFRLPAQDNPMFGGARPVSDQKGHGAQVDGVPQILAATREQLRLGASQVKLAIGGSVSGINDPLDTTQFLLEEIQAAVAAAENWGTYVTVHGYTTRAVNQAIDGGVKSIEHGQLLDRPTLERMAAEGVWLSIQPFTICSEAGLTEAQNAKQAIVCQGTGQVYEWIKELPDLKVVHGTDIFISPGPGIGVSEEVEQMERLLDWFTPYEILKMSTGNATELLQLSGPRNPYPGVLGRVEEDALADLLLVEGNPLEDIKKVTNRDNIKIIMKDGKIYKNTLP, encoded by the coding sequence ATGAAAAAAATGCTTTCCACAGTAATTGGCGGCGCCCTCGTCTGCGCAGCCAGCGCTGCAACCGCCCAAAATACGACGCCGGACAGCCCGATCCTGTTCACCAATGTCGATGTCTTCGACGGCGTGAATGAAGCGCTGATGGAAGATGTCAACGTCGTTGTGACTGGCAACAAGATCTCGGCGATCTCGTCAGAGGAGCTCGTAGTTGCGGGCGGACGGGTGATCGACGGCACGGACCATACGCTGATGCCCGGTATCATCGACAGTCACACCCACCTGATGTTCTCCGGCGTCACCTTCCCCGAGATCCTGTTCCAGCGACAGAGCTACACCACTATCCAGAGCACGCTTATGGCGCGTGATACTTTGATGAACGGTGTCACGACTGTACGCGACATGGCGGGGGACGTCTTTGGCCTGAAGCGGGCGATCGATGACGGCTCTATTCCCGGACCGCGGGTCTATCCGTCCGGTGCCATGATCTCGCAGACCAGCGGGCACGGCGATTTCCGGCTGCCTGCGCAGGATAACCCAATGTTCGGCGGCGCACGCCCTGTGTCGGACCAAAAGGGCCACGGGGCGCAGGTTGACGGGGTCCCGCAGATACTGGCCGCGACGCGCGAACAACTTCGTCTGGGCGCCTCACAAGTCAAGCTGGCTATCGGTGGCTCGGTCAGCGGGATCAACGATCCGCTCGACACGACACAGTTCCTGCTGGAGGAAATTCAGGCGGCCGTTGCAGCGGCTGAGAACTGGGGCACCTACGTGACCGTCCATGGCTACACGACCCGCGCGGTCAACCAGGCGATCGACGGCGGCGTGAAGTCGATCGAGCACGGCCAGCTTCTGGACCGTCCCACACTGGAGCGCATGGCTGCCGAAGGCGTCTGGCTGAGCATCCAACCCTTTACGATCTGTAGTGAAGCCGGGCTCACCGAAGCGCAGAATGCAAAGCAGGCAATCGTCTGTCAGGGCACCGGTCAGGTTTATGAATGGATCAAGGAACTGCCAGACCTGAAAGTTGTGCATGGCACCGACATCTTCATCAGCCCGGGTCCTGGCATCGGTGTCAGCGAGGAAGTCGAACAGATGGAGCGTCTGCTTGACTGGTTCACGCCTTACGAAATTCTGAAGATGTCTACCGGCAACGCCACCGAACTGCTGCAGTTGTCTGGTCCGCGCAATCCTTATCCCGGTGTGCTGGGCCGTGTCGAGGAAGACGCATTGGCAGATCTTCTGCTCGTGGAGGGCAATCCGCTGGAGGATATCAAAAAGGTCACGAACCGCGACAATATCAAGATCATCATGAAGGATGGCAAAATCTACAAGAACACGCTTCCCTAA